From the Serratia nematodiphila DZ0503SBS1 genome, one window contains:
- the clpA gene encoding ATP-dependent Clp protease ATP-binding subunit ClpA has translation MLNQELELSLNMAFARAREHRHEFMTVEHLLLALLSNPAAREALEACTVDLAALRQELEAFIEQTTPTLPAGEEERDTQPTLSFQRVLQRAVFHVQSSGRSEVSGANVLVAIFSEQESQAAYLLRKHDVSRLDVVNFISHGTRKDEPGQAPNAENPVNEEQSGGEDRMENFTTNLNQLARVGGIDPLIGRDRELERAIQVLCRRRKNNPLLVGESGVGKTAIAEGLAWRIVQGDVPEVMADCTLYSLDIGSLLAGTKYRGDFEKRFKALLKQLEQDQNSILFIDEIHTIIGAGAASGGQVDAANLIKPLLSSGKIRVIGSTTYQEFSNIFEKDRALARRFQKIDITEPTAEETVQIINGLKAKYEAHHDVRYTAKAIRAAVELSVKYINDRHLPDKAIDVIDEAGARSRLMPASKRKKTVNVADIESVVARIARIPEKTVSASDRDVLRNLGDRLKMLVFGQDQAIEALTEAIKMSRAGLGHERKPVGSFLFAGPTGVGKTEVTVQLAKAMDIELLRFDMSEYMERHTVSRLIGAPPGYVGYDQGGLLTDAVIKHPHAVVLLDEIEKAHPDVFNLLLQVMDNGTLTDNNGRKADFRNVILVMTTNAGVRETERKSIGLVQQDNSTDAMEEIKKVFTPEFRNRLDNIIWFNHLSTEVIQQVVDKFIVELQAQLDAKGVSLEVSDEARDWLSVKGYDRAMGARPMARVMQENLKKPLANELLFGSLVDGGSVKVELDKDKKQLTYHFLSAAKRKADEGAVH, from the coding sequence ATGCTCAATCAAGAACTGGAACTCAGTCTCAACATGGCTTTCGCCAGGGCGCGTGAGCACAGACACGAGTTTATGACCGTGGAGCACCTGTTGCTGGCGTTGCTGAGCAACCCTGCCGCGCGAGAAGCGCTCGAGGCATGTACGGTGGATCTGGCCGCGTTGCGCCAGGAGCTGGAAGCCTTCATCGAACAAACCACACCGACGCTGCCCGCCGGCGAAGAAGAGCGCGACACTCAGCCGACGCTCAGCTTCCAGCGCGTGCTGCAGCGCGCGGTCTTCCATGTGCAATCTTCCGGCCGCAGCGAAGTGTCCGGCGCCAACGTGTTGGTGGCCATCTTCAGCGAGCAGGAGTCACAGGCGGCCTATCTGCTGCGCAAGCACGACGTCAGCCGTCTCGACGTGGTGAACTTCATTTCACATGGCACGCGTAAAGACGAGCCGGGCCAAGCGCCGAATGCGGAAAACCCGGTGAACGAAGAGCAGTCCGGAGGGGAAGACCGTATGGAAAACTTCACCACCAACCTCAATCAGTTGGCCCGTGTGGGCGGCATCGATCCGTTGATCGGCCGCGATCGTGAGCTGGAGCGCGCGATTCAGGTGCTGTGCCGCCGTCGTAAAAACAACCCGCTGCTGGTCGGCGAATCCGGCGTGGGCAAGACCGCTATTGCCGAAGGCCTGGCCTGGCGCATCGTGCAGGGCGATGTGCCGGAAGTGATGGCGGACTGCACGCTGTATTCGCTGGATATCGGTTCACTGCTGGCCGGCACCAAATACCGCGGCGACTTCGAGAAGCGCTTCAAGGCGCTGCTTAAGCAGCTGGAACAGGATCAGAACAGCATCCTGTTCATCGATGAAATTCACACCATCATCGGCGCCGGTGCGGCTTCCGGTGGGCAAGTGGATGCCGCCAACCTGATCAAACCGCTGCTGTCGAGCGGCAAGATCCGGGTGATCGGCTCGACCACCTACCAGGAGTTCAGCAACATCTTCGAAAAGGATCGCGCTTTGGCGCGCCGCTTCCAGAAGATCGATATCACCGAACCGACGGCGGAAGAGACCGTTCAGATCATCAACGGCCTGAAGGCCAAGTATGAAGCGCACCACGACGTGCGTTATACCGCCAAAGCGATCCGCGCCGCGGTGGAGCTGTCGGTGAAATACATCAACGATCGTCATCTGCCGGACAAGGCGATCGACGTGATCGACGAGGCGGGCGCCCGCAGCCGGTTGATGCCGGCCAGCAAGCGCAAGAAAACCGTCAACGTGGCCGATATCGAATCCGTGGTGGCGCGCATTGCGCGCATCCCGGAGAAAACCGTGTCGGCCAGCGATCGCGACGTGCTGAGAAATCTGGGCGATCGCTTGAAGATGCTGGTATTCGGCCAGGATCAGGCGATCGAGGCGCTGACCGAAGCGATCAAGATGAGCCGCGCCGGTCTGGGCCACGAGCGCAAGCCGGTCGGTTCCTTCCTGTTCGCCGGGCCGACCGGGGTCGGCAAAACCGAGGTCACCGTACAGTTGGCCAAGGCGATGGATATCGAGCTGCTGCGTTTCGACATGTCCGAGTACATGGAGCGGCATACCGTCAGCCGCCTGATCGGCGCGCCTCCGGGCTACGTCGGTTACGATCAGGGCGGGCTGCTGACCGATGCGGTGATCAAGCATCCGCATGCGGTGGTGCTGCTCGATGAGATCGAGAAAGCGCATCCGGACGTGTTCAACCTGCTGCTGCAGGTGATGGACAACGGCACGCTGACCGATAACAACGGCCGCAAGGCGGATTTCCGCAATGTGATCCTGGTGATGACCACCAACGCCGGGGTGCGGGAAACCGAACGCAAGTCGATCGGTCTGGTGCAGCAGGACAACAGCACCGACGCGATGGAAGAGATCAAGAAGGTGTTTACGCCGGAGTTCCGCAACCGTCTGGACAACATCATCTGGTTCAACCATCTGTCTACCGAGGTGATCCAGCAGGTGGTCGACAAGTTTATCGTCGAACTGCAGGCGCAGCTGGATGCGAAGGGCGTCTCGCTGGAAGTGAGCGACGAAGCGCGCGATTGGCTGTCGGTGAAGGGTTACGACCGTGCGATGGGCGCTCGTCCGATGGCGCGCGTCATGCAGGAGAACCTGAAGAAACCGCTGGCCAACGAGTTGCTGTTCGGCTCGCTGGTGGACGGCGGTTCCGTGAAGGTCGAGCTGGACAAGGACAAGAAACAGCTGACCTACCACTTCCTCAGCGCCGCCAAGCGCAAAGCGGACGAGGGCGCGGTGCACTAA
- the aat gene encoding leucyl/phenylalanyl-tRNA--protein transferase — protein MRIVKLSPQSLAFPSPEGALRDPNGLLAIGGDLTAPRLLAAYERGIFPWYSPGEAILWWSPDPRAVLFPAEFHLNRSLKRFLRHDPFRITLNHDFASVIAACAHRPDEGTWIGPEVQRAYQHLHRLGYAHSVEVWQDDQLVGGMYGVAQGALFCGESMFSRVTNASKCALMAFCRHFAAYGGELIDCQVLNAHTARLGAREIPRRQFLQQLSTLQRRPLAPACWAPQVISPQPVEPPCPAN, from the coding sequence ATGCGCATCGTTAAGCTTTCCCCTCAGTCGCTGGCGTTTCCCTCGCCTGAGGGCGCCCTGCGCGATCCCAACGGCCTGCTGGCGATCGGCGGCGACCTGACGGCGCCGCGGCTGCTGGCAGCCTACGAGCGCGGCATCTTCCCCTGGTACTCGCCGGGGGAAGCGATTCTGTGGTGGTCACCCGATCCGCGTGCGGTGCTGTTCCCGGCCGAGTTTCATCTCAACCGCAGCCTGAAACGCTTTCTGCGCCACGATCCGTTTCGCATCACGCTTAATCACGACTTCGCCTCAGTGATCGCCGCCTGCGCCCACCGGCCGGATGAAGGCACCTGGATCGGCCCGGAGGTACAGCGCGCCTATCAACATCTTCATCGCCTCGGCTACGCGCACTCGGTGGAGGTATGGCAGGATGATCAACTGGTCGGCGGCATGTACGGCGTAGCGCAAGGCGCGTTGTTCTGCGGCGAATCGATGTTCAGCCGCGTCACCAACGCCTCAAAATGCGCATTGATGGCCTTTTGCCGCCATTTTGCCGCTTATGGCGGGGAATTGATTGACTGCCAGGTGCTGAACGCTCACACTGCCCGCCTTGGCGCGCGTGAAATTCCGCGCCGTCAATTTTTGCAGCAGCTCAGCACCCTTCAACGGCGGCCTTTGGCACCGGCGTGCTGGGCGCCGCAAGTCATATCCCCACAGCCGGTTGAACCGCCCTGCCCAGCAAACTAA
- the infA gene encoding translation initiation factor IF-1, which produces MAKEDNIEMQGTVLDTLPNTMFRVELENGHVVTAHISGKMRKNYIRILTGDKVTVELTPYDLSKGRIVFRSR; this is translated from the coding sequence ATGGCCAAAGAAGACAATATTGAAATGCAGGGCACCGTTCTTGATACGCTGCCGAACACCATGTTCCGCGTTGAATTGGAAAACGGGCACGTGGTAACCGCACACATCTCCGGTAAAATGCGTAAAAACTATATCCGCATCCTGACGGGCGACAAAGTCACTGTAGAGCTGACCCCGTACGACCTGAGCAAAGGCCGCATTGTCTTCCGTAGCCGTTAA